One genomic window of Chondrinema litorale includes the following:
- a CDS encoding response regulator transcription factor gives MQELRILIADDHRIVIDGIKMLLSDTSGLKVVGEAINGKEAIKILEEDKIDIAILDIDMTPVNGIEVSEYIQKHGLATKVIVLSMHSKKEYIYQLMEADIDGYILKGKGIDELLEAIRTINEGKKYYGREVMNTIFQDQQKKKQKNNSKKIILSKREQEVVRLIARGHTTQEISEKLFISYYTVETHRKNILAKLQLKNSTQLVRYALDNGLE, from the coding sequence AATTGATGGTATAAAAATGTTGTTATCAGATACTTCAGGATTAAAAGTGGTAGGTGAAGCTATAAATGGAAAAGAAGCAATTAAAATTCTGGAAGAAGATAAAATTGACATTGCCATTCTCGATATAGATATGACGCCTGTAAACGGCATTGAAGTAAGCGAATACATCCAAAAACATGGTTTAGCTACAAAAGTGATTGTACTCAGTATGCACAGCAAAAAAGAGTATATCTATCAGCTAATGGAGGCAGATATTGATGGCTATATTCTAAAAGGTAAGGGTATAGACGAATTACTGGAAGCTATACGTACAATTAACGAGGGTAAGAAGTACTATGGCAGAGAAGTAATGAATACCATTTTTCAGGATCAACAAAAAAAGAAACAGAAAAACAATAGTAAGAAGATTATTCTCTCAAAAAGAGAGCAAGAAGTAGTAAGACTTATCGCCAGAGGGCATACCACGCAAGAGATTAGTGAGAAGCTGTTTATATCGTACTACACAGTAGAAACCCACAGAAAGAACATCTTGGCAAAATTGCAACTCAAAAATTCCACTCAATTAGTGAGATATGCTTTAGATAATGGATTAGAGTAA